A single Candidatus Cloacimonas sp. DNA region contains:
- the rpsJ gene encoding 30S ribosomal protein S10, whose amino-acid sequence MSKRDNRIRIKLKAYDHRLLDKSVAEIMKSTRNTGAKVIGPIPLPTDRTIYTILRSPHADKKSQDQFQMLVHKRLIDIVNPTQQTTNALKKLSLPAGVHVEIKANTRS is encoded by the coding sequence GTGAGTAAACGCGATAACCGAATACGCATAAAACTGAAAGCTTATGATCATCGTCTTTTGGATAAGTCCGTTGCTGAAATTATGAAATCCACTCGTAATACAGGAGCTAAAGTTATCGGTCCCATTCCGTTACCCACCGACCGAACTATTTATACTATTTTGCGTAGTCCCCATGCTGATAAAAAGAGTCAGGATCAGTTTCAGATGCTTGTTCACAAACGGCTAATTGATATCGTTAATCCTACGCAGCAGACCACTAATGCTCTTAAGAAACTTAGTTTGCCTGCCGGTGTCCATGTAGAAATCAAAGCTAACACAAGGAGCTAA
- the rpsH gene encoding 30S ribosomal protein S8 yields the protein MSVSDPIADALTKIRNAYRAGHSQVTVNHNKLVEALVNILAEENFVNSFQVLDRDPEHKINYRRILVILRYTNDGEPVLQGIQRISKPGRRVYVKADKLPCVYNNTGCAIISTSQGVMVDRDARLKSVGGEYICKVW from the coding sequence ATGAGCGTTAGTGATCCGATAGCTGATGCATTAACTAAAATCCGCAATGCATATCGTGCCGGACATTCCCAAGTAACTGTTAACCACAATAAACTCGTAGAGGCACTGGTTAATATACTGGCGGAAGAGAACTTTGTAAACAGCTTTCAAGTTCTTGATAGAGATCCGGAGCATAAAATAAACTATAGACGAATATTAGTAATTCTGCGTTATACTAATGACGGAGAACCTGTTTTGCAGGGAATTCAGAGGATCTCAAAACCTGGAAGAAGGGTTTATGTGAAAGCTGATAAATTACCCTGTGTGTATAATAATACCGGCTGTGCAATTATTTCTACCAGCCAGGGTGTTATGGTAGATAGAGATGCCCGTTTGAAAAGCGTTGGCGGCGAATATATCTGCAAGGTTTGGTGA
- a CDS encoding class I SAM-dependent methyltransferase — protein sequence MNYIEHYHNDALEFDYWGEDLISPAEIRRNQFIYHLCSVKPHQKVLDIGSGRGWFSLHCAQIGAEVTAIDLSAENLKRIKQTDPQIRTIYGDACNLNLAGESFDLIVAMEVLEHLVDPVLAINNWKKLLPPGGTLFVTVPYKEVIRYSLCIHCNRKTPVNAHLHSWDIPKLTSLLEDNGFYVLRTTLFAHKLLTALGLDKKMQKVSFNLWNFLDKLCGTGNDKYSYLAVKAIRQKD from the coding sequence ATGAACTACATTGAACACTATCACAATGATGCTCTGGAATTTGATTATTGGGGAGAGGATTTAATTTCCCCTGCAGAAATTAGGAGAAATCAATTTATCTATCACCTGTGCTCTGTTAAGCCCCACCAAAAGGTCTTGGATATTGGCAGCGGAAGAGGATGGTTTTCTTTGCATTGTGCCCAAATAGGAGCAGAAGTTACTGCCATAGACCTCAGCGCTGAAAATTTAAAGCGGATTAAGCAAACTGATCCACAGATTAGAACTATTTACGGAGACGCCTGTAATCTCAATCTTGCAGGAGAATCTTTTGATCTTATCGTTGCCATGGAAGTTTTGGAACATCTTGTTGACCCTGTTTTGGCAATAAATAACTGGAAAAAGCTGCTACCTCCAGGTGGAACCTTATTTGTTACAGTTCCTTACAAAGAAGTTATCCGCTATTCGCTTTGCATTCATTGTAATCGCAAAACACCTGTGAATGCTCATTTGCATAGTTGGGATATACCTAAATTGACCTCTTTGCTTGAAGATAATGGATTTTATGTTTTGAGGACAACATTATTTGCCCACAAATTGCTTACCGCCTTAGGTCTGGATAAAAAAATGCAGAAGGTTTCTTTTAATTTATGGAATTTTCTGGATAAGCTTTGTGGAACAGGTAACGATAAATATAGCTATTTAGCCGTAAAAGCCATCAGGCAGAAGGATTAG
- the rplX gene encoding 50S ribosomal protein L24 yields the protein MRFKKGDLVKVIAGDDKGRKGHILKVFPKTGKVIVEKVHMIKKHAKPTQQNPQGGIITMEAPIEASNVMLFNEKLNAVSKPVYQIHEGHRIRVCKKSGDEL from the coding sequence ATACGATTTAAAAAAGGTGACCTTGTAAAAGTAATAGCCGGTGACGATAAAGGCAGAAAAGGTCATATTCTAAAGGTTTTCCCCAAAACCGGAAAAGTGATTGTGGAAAAAGTGCATATGATTAAAAAGCATGCTAAGCCCACCCAACAAAATCCTCAAGGTGGAATTATTACTATGGAAGCACCGATAGAAGCTTCCAATGTTATGCTGTTTAATGAGAAACTGAATGCCGTTTCCAAACCGGTTTATCAAATTCATGAAGGACACCGGATTCGTGTTTGTAAAAAAAGCGGTGATGAGCTTTAG
- the rplV gene encoding 50S ribosomal protein L22, with product MEATAKLSYALGSARKARLVLDTIRYKPVTEAQSILRFSHRRAAVIIHKLLASAIANAQNQDPKVDLDKLYVIVATADEGPQMKRFMPRAQGRAFMIRKQTCHISLELQTLEE from the coding sequence ATGGAAGCAACAGCAAAACTTAGCTATGCTCTCGGTTCAGCCCGCAAGGCACGATTGGTGTTAGATACAATCCGTTATAAACCAGTAACGGAAGCTCAAAGTATCTTGCGTTTTTCGCATCGCAGAGCTGCAGTAATTATACATAAATTATTGGCTTCTGCCATTGCCAATGCCCAAAATCAGGATCCGAAAGTTGATTTGGATAAGCTTTATGTGATTGTAGCAACTGCTGACGAGGGACCGCAGATGAAACGTTTTATGCCCCGAGCTCAGGGTAGAGCTTTTATGATTAGGAAACAGACCTGTCATATCTCCCTGGAATTACAAACTTTAGAAGAATAG
- the rplD gene encoding 50S ribosomal protein L4 — translation MLTAKRYNMQGELLGEVDLPASIFEVEVNSPKILLNEVITMYLGNQRQGTVQKKNRSMTAGSTKKLFKQKGTGNARVGARRSPVRVHGGRAFPIFPKDWYRKIPRTKKRLALKVALTDRAREGRIMIVDNLSFDKPSTKLALDFLQKIIPEKGNKLVVTDGHHISTVNSFANLPEVMTDRADSIYAYEILKSSYIIMTDEALKKVEEVFSK, via the coding sequence ATGTTGACAGCAAAAAGATATAATATGCAAGGTGAACTTTTAGGAGAGGTAGATCTTCCCGCAAGCATATTTGAAGTGGAAGTGAATTCTCCCAAGATTTTACTAAATGAAGTAATTACAATGTATCTTGGAAATCAGCGTCAAGGCACAGTGCAAAAGAAAAATAGAAGTATGACTGCCGGCAGCACTAAAAAGCTTTTTAAGCAAAAAGGAACCGGTAATGCCAGAGTTGGAGCTCGCAGAAGTCCTGTTCGCGTTCATGGTGGAAGAGCTTTTCCTATTTTTCCCAAAGATTGGTATCGGAAAATTCCCCGCACTAAAAAGCGTTTAGCATTGAAAGTTGCCTTAACTGACCGAGCACGCGAAGGCAGAATAATGATTGTTGATAACCTTTCTTTTGATAAGCCCAGCACAAAACTGGCTCTGGATTTCTTACAAAAAATTATTCCGGAAAAAGGGAATAAGCTTGTAGTGACTGACGGGCATCACATTTCAACCGTAAATAGTTTTGCCAATCTACCGGAAGTTATGACAGACCGTGCCGATAGCATTTATGCCTATGAAATTCTGAAAAGCAGCTACATAATTATGACGGATGAAGCCCTGAAAAAAGTGGAGGAGGTATTCAGCAAATGA
- the rplW gene encoding 50S ribosomal protein L23, with protein sequence MIHPRNIIISPIITEKSGNLVEKENTYSFKVSMNANKIEIKKAIEQIFAVKVLAVNTIRYQGKPKSLGKYNGKRPDWKKAIVTLRKGDKIADFEA encoded by the coding sequence ATGATACACCCGCGCAATATAATAATCAGTCCTATAATTACTGAAAAAAGCGGTAATTTGGTGGAGAAAGAAAATACTTACAGCTTCAAAGTGAGTATGAATGCCAATAAGATAGAAATCAAAAAAGCTATTGAACAGATCTTTGCCGTTAAAGTGCTGGCTGTAAATACAATTCGCTATCAGGGAAAACCTAAGAGCTTGGGTAAATATAATGGTAAAAGACCCGATTGGAAAAAGGCAATCGTAACTCTTCGTAAAGGCGATAAGATTGCCGATTTTGAGGCATAA
- the rplE gene encoding 50S ribosomal protein L5, with amino-acid sequence MNRLKERYRNQVMDALSKRFGYKNPHQVPRLEKIVVSMGVGQATQNKAILDNAVKDMELICGRKPIVTKAHKSISNFKLRKGMPIGCKVTLRDEVMYEFYDRLISLAIPRIRDFRGISTNAFDGRGNFSFGLKEQTVFPEIDYDKIDMIRGLNITIVTTANTDEECRALLQELGMPFQKNE; translated from the coding sequence ATGAACCGTTTGAAAGAACGCTATAGAAATCAGGTTATGGATGCCTTATCCAAACGCTTTGGTTACAAAAACCCCCATCAGGTTCCCCGCCTGGAAAAGATTGTGGTAAGTATGGGAGTTGGACAGGCAACCCAGAATAAAGCTATTTTGGATAATGCCGTGAAAGATATGGAACTTATATGTGGCAGAAAGCCCATAGTAACCAAAGCCCATAAATCCATATCCAATTTTAAGCTGCGGAAAGGAATGCCTATTGGCTGTAAAGTTACTTTAAGAGATGAAGTAATGTATGAATTCTACGATCGGCTTATTTCCCTGGCGATACCGAGAATTAGAGATTTTCGCGGTATTTCTACTAATGCTTTTGACGGTAGAGGGAATTTTTCCTTCGGGTTAAAAGAACAAACCGTGTTTCCGGAAATAGATTATGATAAAATAGATATGATTCGGGGACTGAATATTACCATAGTAACTACCGCTAATACCGATGAGGAATGCCGTGCTCTGTTACAAGAGCTGGGTATGCCTTTCCAAAAAAATGAATAA
- the rpsS gene encoding 30S ribosomal protein S19: MARSIKKGPFVDAHLLKKIEALDAEGKKSVVKTWSRRSMITPLFIGHTFSVHNGHKFVPVYITENMVGHKLGEFSPTRTYRGHKEKKKKVTK; the protein is encoded by the coding sequence ATGGCACGATCAATTAAAAAAGGACCCTTTGTTGACGCTCATCTGCTGAAAAAAATAGAAGCATTGGACGCTGAAGGCAAGAAAAGCGTTGTAAAAACCTGGTCTCGTCGCTCAATGATAACTCCTTTGTTTATAGGCCATACTTTCAGTGTCCATAACGGACATAAATTTGTTCCCGTTTATATCACTGAAAATATGGTAGGTCATAAATTAGGCGAATTTTCTCCTACCCGCACCTACCGTGGTCATAAAGAAAAGAAGAAAAAAGTGACGAAATAG
- the rpsQ gene encoding 30S ribosomal protein S17, translated as MIKQGIVVSDKNDKTIVVRVQRQFIHPLYKKTVRRHKKFMAHDENNSAHEGDVVQIMESRPLSARKRWTLHKIVERSK; from the coding sequence ATGATTAAACAGGGAATTGTCGTCAGCGATAAAAACGATAAAACCATCGTAGTGCGGGTTCAGCGTCAATTTATTCATCCCTTGTATAAAAAGACAGTCCGCAGGCATAAGAAATTTATGGCTCACGATGAAAACAATTCCGCTCACGAAGGCGATGTAGTGCAAATTATGGAATCCCGTCCTCTGAGTGCCCGTAAACGCTGGACATTGCATAAAATAGTGGAAAGAAGCAAATAA
- the rplN gene encoding 50S ribosomal protein L14, translated as MIQVQTMLNIADNSGAKKAMCIKVLGGTQRKYASIGDVIVIAVKSATPGGKVKKGSVERAVIVRTRKELRRPDGSYIRFSDNAAVIIDEKHEPKGTRIFGPVARELREARYMKIVSLAPEVL; from the coding sequence ATGATTCAGGTTCAAACTATGTTAAATATTGCCGATAACTCCGGTGCCAAGAAAGCTATGTGTATTAAAGTTCTGGGAGGCACACAGCGCAAATATGCCTCAATTGGAGATGTAATTGTAATTGCGGTGAAAAGTGCCACTCCCGGTGGAAAAGTGAAAAAGGGAAGTGTGGAAAGAGCCGTTATAGTTCGCACACGCAAAGAATTGCGTCGTCCGGACGGTTCTTATATCCGTTTTTCCGATAACGCTGCAGTGATAATTGATGAAAAACATGAACCTAAAGGAACTCGTATCTTTGGTCCGGTAGCACGGGAATTGCGAGAAGCTCGTTATATGAAAATTGTCTCACTGGCTCCGGAAGTTCTGTAG
- a CDS encoding type Z 30S ribosomal protein S14: MAKKSLILKQQRTPKYRVRKYNRCKICGRPRAYMRDFGMCRLCFRKYASQGQIPGITRSSW; the protein is encoded by the coding sequence GTGGCAAAGAAATCACTCATTCTTAAACAACAACGAACCCCTAAATACAGAGTTAGAAAATATAACCGCTGCAAGATTTGTGGTCGCCCTCGTGCCTATATGCGCGATTTCGGAATGTGCCGTTTGTGCTTCCGTAAGTATGCTTCACAAGGTCAAATACCTGGAATAACCAGAAGCAGCTGGTAA
- the rplB gene encoding 50S ribosomal protein L2: MGIKKYRPTTSTLRFRTGYTFDEITKSTPEKSLLKPKHKTGGRNNSGRITCRHRGGGHRRHYRIIDFKRDKIGIPAKVAAIEYDPNRTARIALLHYVDGEKRYIIAPEGLEVGTKVMSGPDAEIAVGNAIPLEKIPLGSFVHNIELKKGKGGQIARSAGTYAQVVAKDGDYVHVKMPSNDVHLIRKECLATIGTVSNPDHSLIQIGKAGRKRWMGIRPTVRGVAMNPVDHPMGGGEGKSSGGGHPVSPWGKLSKGGKTRKTRKYSDKYIVKAVKK; the protein is encoded by the coding sequence ATGGGAATTAAGAAATATAGACCTACTACTTCAACCCTGCGTTTTCGCACTGGCTACACTTTTGATGAGATAACCAAAAGCACACCGGAAAAATCGCTGCTGAAACCGAAACATAAAACCGGCGGGAGAAACAATTCCGGTAGAATTACCTGCCGTCATAGAGGTGGAGGCCATAGACGCCACTATCGGATTATAGATTTTAAGAGAGATAAAATTGGTATTCCGGCAAAAGTTGCCGCTATTGAATATGATCCTAATCGGACGGCTCGCATAGCATTATTGCATTATGTAGATGGAGAAAAAAGGTATATTATTGCTCCTGAAGGTTTGGAAGTGGGAACAAAAGTGATGAGCGGTCCCGATGCCGAAATCGCTGTGGGAAATGCCATTCCCCTGGAAAAGATACCTTTAGGCAGTTTTGTGCATAATATTGAACTGAAAAAAGGCAAAGGTGGTCAAATTGCTCGCAGTGCAGGAACTTATGCCCAGGTTGTAGCTAAAGATGGAGATTATGTTCATGTTAAAATGCCGTCCAATGATGTGCATTTAATTCGCAAGGAATGTCTTGCCACGATTGGAACGGTAAGCAATCCCGACCACTCTTTAATTCAAATAGGAAAAGCAGGACGCAAACGCTGGATGGGAATTCGCCCTACAGTTCGCGGTGTAGCAATGAACCCTGTAGATCATCCAATGGGTGGAGGTGAAGGTAAATCGTCCGGAGGCGGACATCCTGTTTCCCCCTGGGGTAAACTTTCCAAAGGTGGAAAGACCAGAAAAACTCGTAAATATAGCGATAAATATATCGTGAAAGCAGTTAAGAAATAG
- the htpX gene encoding protease HtpX: MTFLKRIGIFLITNLLVMLVLGFVVGLLGLKLENLWGLLIICAIFGMGGSLISLFLSKPLVKASYKVQIVKPGVSHPKIAYLLSAVEAMAAERNLKTPEIGIYNSKDANAFATGASQNSALIAFSSTLIDRLSEDELAAVAGHEMSHISNGDMVTMTLLMGVVNTFVMFFARILTVIIDNALRDDRGGGLGYFGYMLVIMVLQNILMLLANIPIAAYSRWREFKADAGSANLVGAAPMIEALKKIAVAYVPEKRTDSYALAKINNRKRMSLFATHPPIEVRIQRLQELL; encoded by the coding sequence ATGACTTTCCTGAAAAGAATAGGAATCTTTCTAATTACCAACTTGCTGGTAATGTTGGTGTTAGGATTTGTAGTAGGTCTTTTAGGATTGAAACTTGAAAACCTCTGGGGTTTGCTGATTATTTGCGCAATATTTGGAATGGGCGGTTCCCTAATATCGCTATTTTTAAGCAAGCCATTGGTGAAAGCAAGCTATAAAGTGCAAATTGTAAAACCGGGAGTTTCTCATCCTAAGATTGCTTATCTGTTATCTGCCGTAGAGGCAATGGCAGCAGAAAGGAACCTCAAAACCCCTGAAATAGGTATTTATAACAGCAAAGATGCCAATGCTTTTGCTACCGGCGCTTCGCAAAATAGTGCTTTGATTGCTTTTTCCTCAACTTTGATAGACCGTCTTTCTGAAGATGAATTAGCAGCAGTAGCGGGTCATGAAATGAGTCATATCAGCAATGGCGATATGGTAACTATGACTTTACTGATGGGAGTTGTGAATACTTTTGTAATGTTTTTTGCCCGAATTTTAACAGTTATCATTGATAATGCCCTGCGTGATGATAGAGGTGGCGGTTTGGGTTATTTTGGTTATATGTTAGTAATTATGGTGTTACAGAACATTTTAATGCTTCTTGCCAATATTCCTATAGCTGCTTATTCGCGTTGGCGGGAATTTAAAGCAGATGCCGGTTCGGCAAATCTGGTGGGAGCGGCGCCTATGATTGAAGCATTGAAGAAAATAGCCGTTGCCTATGTTCCGGAAAAACGCACTGATTCTTATGCTTTGGCAAAAATCAATAACCGCAAAAGAATGTCTCTTTTTGCTACTCATCCTCCTATTGAAGTGCGCATTCAACGCTTGCAGGAATTGCTTTGA
- the rplC gene encoding 50S ribosomal protein L3 — protein MIGLIGKKIGMTQVFDSEGKVIPVTVIRVGPCKVICKRTEKENGYQALQIGFEEIPERKVTKPLQGHFKKYNSPYFRYVREFRSERGQDIESIQIGDELKADIFGENEIVSISANSKGRGFTGVMKRHNFNGFISSHGSHESFRGPGSIGQCAQPSRVFKGMKMAGQHGNSKVTVHRVKVIKVDPENNLIMIKGAVPGYRNSLVTIHKEQ, from the coding sequence ATGATTGGATTAATTGGTAAAAAAATAGGAATGACCCAGGTCTTTGACAGCGAAGGCAAGGTAATTCCCGTAACAGTTATTAGAGTAGGACCTTGCAAAGTTATCTGTAAAAGAACAGAGAAAGAAAATGGTTATCAGGCATTACAAATTGGTTTTGAAGAAATTCCCGAACGCAAGGTAACTAAGCCGCTACAAGGGCATTTTAAAAAATACAACAGCCCCTATTTTCGTTATGTGCGTGAATTTCGTTCTGAAAGAGGACAGGATATTGAAAGTATCCAAATCGGGGATGAATTAAAAGCGGATATATTTGGAGAGAACGAAATCGTTTCTATTTCGGCGAACTCTAAGGGTCGTGGCTTTACCGGTGTGATGAAAAGGCATAATTTTAATGGTTTTATCAGTTCTCATGGCAGCCATGAATCCTTTCGCGGTCCTGGTTCCATAGGTCAATGTGCACAACCCTCACGCGTATTTAAAGGAATGAAAATGGCTGGTCAGCATGGCAATAGTAAAGTTACTGTGCATCGGGTCAAAGTGATAAAAGTTGATCCGGAAAATAATCTTATTATGATTAAGGGTGCAGTGCCGGGTTATCGTAATTCCTTAGTAACAATTCACAAGGAACAATAG
- the rplP gene encoding 50S ribosomal protein L16 — protein sequence MLAPKKVKHRKMMKGRRRGLSWTGCNVSFGDYGLIALEDSFITSRQIEACRIAITRHMKREGKVWIRIFPDKPITKKPAETRMGKGKGAPEYWVAVVRPGRVLFEIEGVEIEVAKEALRLAAHKLPIKTRFITREGVEL from the coding sequence ATGTTAGCGCCCAAAAAAGTTAAACATCGTAAGATGATGAAGGGTAGAAGAAGAGGATTATCCTGGACTGGATGCAATGTCTCCTTTGGTGATTATGGCTTAATTGCTCTGGAAGATTCTTTCATAACCAGCCGCCAAATTGAAGCATGTCGTATTGCCATTACCCGTCATATGAAACGCGAAGGAAAGGTGTGGATTAGAATATTTCCGGATAAGCCGATTACCAAAAAACCAGCTGAAACTCGTATGGGAAAAGGTAAAGGAGCTCCAGAATATTGGGTAGCAGTAGTGCGTCCAGGTAGAGTTCTTTTTGAAATTGAAGGGGTGGAAATTGAAGTTGCCAAAGAAGCATTACGCCTGGCTGCTCATAAACTGCCGATTAAAACCCGTTTTATCACTCGTGAAGGAGTAGAGTTATGA
- the rpmC gene encoding 50S ribosomal protein L29 produces MKIEEIRELGIEELNTTLEELRIELFNLRFQKAKNLIDRPDRIRNVRRDIARILTVMKEREKELR; encoded by the coding sequence ATGAAAATAGAGGAAATTCGCGAGTTAGGCATAGAAGAATTGAATACAACGCTGGAAGAACTGCGTATAGAGCTATTTAATCTTCGCTTTCAAAAAGCCAAGAATTTAATAGACCGTCCGGATCGGATTCGGAATGTCCGTAGAGATATCGCCAGAATATTAACAGTTATGAAAGAAAGAGAAAAAGAACTGAGGTGA
- the rlmD gene encoding 23S rRNA (uracil(1939)-C(5))-methyltransferase RlmD, whose protein sequence is MKEIPRLKIEKLAMGGYGIGYFAGKAIFIPYTAAGDEIKAEITYESKNYAYGRVKEFLVYSANRIDANCQAFNAKVPCGGCDWLMFSYETQLQQKQQLILELFRPFIDEGLILYPVASVKITNYRNKVYMPVGKDFRTGKIYYGMYARFSHQIVKHDYCINHIAIFDNIARAIIEFCIKTGVEPYNEKNHSGQLRHIGFRCNNAENQILVILVTLSRKFPFSKLLVKKLTDEFPSITGIIQNINREKGNVILGEETKLLFGQDFLIDKTGDLEFQINYRSFWQINQGTMQNILACLEKVVNSQDVIVDAYCGIGAIGLNLAAKAKQVILLEEFPSAIEDAQLNAVRNKIQNVSFVTGKVEDNLAEVLANAKPDVIIMDPPRSGVQQKALEAIIQAQVKQILYLSCSPMTLARDLNTLLAGEEYKVVFLQPFDMFPNTWHIECLAYLQQKDYYIRNGKKIQQGKR, encoded by the coding sequence TTGAAAGAGATACCCCGGCTTAAAATTGAAAAATTAGCTATGGGTGGTTATGGTATCGGCTATTTTGCCGGCAAGGCAATTTTTATACCATACACGGCTGCCGGGGATGAAATTAAGGCAGAAATTACTTATGAAAGCAAGAATTATGCTTATGGCAGAGTAAAGGAATTTCTTGTTTATTCCGCCAACAGGATTGATGCCAACTGTCAGGCATTTAATGCTAAAGTTCCTTGCGGGGGTTGTGATTGGTTGATGTTTAGTTACGAAACTCAATTACAGCAAAAACAGCAACTGATTTTGGAACTTTTCCGTCCCTTTATAGACGAGGGATTAATTCTATATCCCGTTGCTTCCGTTAAAATAACGAATTATCGTAATAAGGTATATATGCCGGTTGGGAAAGATTTCCGAACAGGCAAAATTTATTATGGAATGTATGCCCGGTTTTCTCATCAAATTGTAAAACACGATTACTGTATCAATCATATTGCCATTTTTGACAATATTGCCCGGGCAATTATAGAATTTTGTATCAAAACCGGAGTAGAACCCTACAACGAAAAAAACCATTCAGGTCAGTTACGCCATATCGGTTTTCGTTGCAATAATGCAGAGAACCAGATTTTGGTAATATTAGTTACTTTAAGCAGGAAGTTTCCTTTTTCCAAACTATTGGTAAAGAAGTTAACCGACGAATTTCCTTCCATAACGGGAATAATCCAAAATATCAACAGGGAAAAAGGGAATGTTATTTTGGGTGAGGAAACCAAACTCTTATTCGGGCAAGATTTTCTGATAGATAAAACGGGAGATTTAGAATTTCAGATCAATTATCGTAGTTTCTGGCAAATCAATCAAGGAACGATGCAAAATATTCTTGCTTGCCTGGAAAAAGTTGTTAACAGCCAGGATGTTATTGTGGATGCCTATTGCGGAATTGGAGCTATAGGGCTTAATTTGGCAGCTAAAGCTAAACAAGTTATCCTGCTGGAAGAATTTCCTTCGGCAATTGAAGATGCGCAATTAAATGCTGTTAGAAACAAAATTCAAAATGTTTCGTTCGTTACAGGCAAAGTGGAAGATAACCTGGCTGAAGTTTTGGCAAATGCAAAACCGGATGTCATTATTATGGATCCTCCCCGCAGCGGTGTTCAGCAAAAAGCTTTAGAGGCAATTATTCAAGCTCAGGTGAAACAGATTTTATACCTTAGCTGCTCTCCAATGACCCTTGCCCGTGATTTGAACACTCTTTTAGCCGGAGAAGAATATAAAGTGGTTTTTTTGCAGCCGTTTGATATGTTTCCCAATACCTGGCATATAGAATGCCTTGCCTATTTACAGCAAAAAGATTATTATATCAGAAACGGGAAGAAGATTCAGCAGGGAAAAAGATGA